In Leptospira harrisiae, a genomic segment contains:
- the purS gene encoding phosphoribosylformylglycinamidine synthase subunit PurS, with protein MFVAKINVTLKESVLDPQGQTVLRTLHDQGKNSVSDLRVGKYIEMKINAGSQAEAETLAKEICESVLVNQVIETYRLVVEKV; from the coding sequence ATGTTTGTCGCAAAAATAAACGTTACTCTCAAAGAATCGGTTCTTGATCCCCAAGGCCAAACCGTTCTCCGTACCCTTCATGACCAAGGGAAAAACTCTGTTTCCGACCTCCGAGTGGGAAAATACATTGAAATGAAAATAAATGCCGGATCACAGGCCGAGGCAGAAACACTTGCAAAAGAAATTTGTGAATCTGTTCTTGTGAACCAAGTCATTGAAACGTACCGGTTGGTTGTGGAGAAAGTATGA